The following are encoded together in the Humulus lupulus chromosome 5, drHumLupu1.1, whole genome shotgun sequence genome:
- the LOC133778333 gene encoding uncharacterized protein LOC133778333 isoform X1: MEICFEVEMKNSNRQFAKSKKLEYSDREEDIESSLSSSSSEDEEEIERELADVTFEELQKARSNGSHSVPAKDRKEKKVGRANKNRPMEVSCKKPVGRFRDVVQAPKKVVRDPRFESLCGTLDNDGFKKRYNFLYEEELPAEKEELRKQLKKSRDPEVIEELKNQLSWINKQLKPDSTKHRENAILAEHKRKEREAVKQGKKPFYLKKSDVRKQRLLEKYEQLQGSGKLEAYIEKRRKKNAAKDQRYMPYRKPVDNQQQQSK; the protein is encoded by the exons AT GGAAATTTGTTTTGAAGTCGAGATGAAGAATTCCAATAGACAATTTGCAAAGTCAAAGAAATTAGAGTACTCCGATAGGGAAGAGGACATCGAATCATCATTGTCATCCTCTTCCTCTGAAGAT GAGGAGGAGATAGAGCGGGAGCTAGCGGATGTCACATTTGAGGAGTTGCAGAAGGCACGATCTAATGGGTCACATTCAGTGCCTGCAAAGGACCGCAAAGAGAAGAAGGTTGGACGTGCCAATAAGAACAG ACCAATGGAAGTTAGTTGTAAGAAGCCAGTTGGTCGATTCAGAGATGTTGTTCAAGCTCCTAAAAAG GTGGTACGAGACCCACGTTTTGAGTCTTTATGTGGTACACTTGATAATGATGG CTTTAAAAAAAGATATAATTTTCTTTACGAGGAGGAGCTTCCTGCTGAAAAAGAG GAACTACGCAAGCAATTGAAGAAATCCCGTGATCCAGAAGTCATTGAAGAGCTAAAGAACCAACTTTCTTGGATA AACAAACAGCTGAAGCCTGATTCAACGAAGCATAGAGAAAATGCTATTTTGGCTGAGCacaagagaaaagagagagaagcaGTAAAGCAAGGGAAAAAACCCTTTTATCTTAAGAAAT CCGATGTCCGAAAACAAagactccttgaaaaatatgaacAGCTTCAG GGATCTGGCAAGCTTGAAGCCTATAttgagaaaagaaggaagaagaacgCTGCGAAAGATCAACGATACATGCCTTACCGCAAGCCTGTCGATAATCAACAACAGCAAAGCAAATGA
- the LOC133778333 gene encoding uncharacterized protein LOC133778333 isoform X2: MKNSNRQFAKSKKLEYSDREEDIESSLSSSSSEDEEEIERELADVTFEELQKARSNGSHSVPAKDRKEKKVGRANKNRPMEVSCKKPVGRFRDVVQAPKKVVRDPRFESLCGTLDNDGFKKRYNFLYEEELPAEKEELRKQLKKSRDPEVIEELKNQLSWINKQLKPDSTKHRENAILAEHKRKEREAVKQGKKPFYLKKSDVRKQRLLEKYEQLQGSGKLEAYIEKRRKKNAAKDQRYMPYRKPVDNQQQQSK, encoded by the exons ATGAAGAATTCCAATAGACAATTTGCAAAGTCAAAGAAATTAGAGTACTCCGATAGGGAAGAGGACATCGAATCATCATTGTCATCCTCTTCCTCTGAAGAT GAGGAGGAGATAGAGCGGGAGCTAGCGGATGTCACATTTGAGGAGTTGCAGAAGGCACGATCTAATGGGTCACATTCAGTGCCTGCAAAGGACCGCAAAGAGAAGAAGGTTGGACGTGCCAATAAGAACAG ACCAATGGAAGTTAGTTGTAAGAAGCCAGTTGGTCGATTCAGAGATGTTGTTCAAGCTCCTAAAAAG GTGGTACGAGACCCACGTTTTGAGTCTTTATGTGGTACACTTGATAATGATGG CTTTAAAAAAAGATATAATTTTCTTTACGAGGAGGAGCTTCCTGCTGAAAAAGAG GAACTACGCAAGCAATTGAAGAAATCCCGTGATCCAGAAGTCATTGAAGAGCTAAAGAACCAACTTTCTTGGATA AACAAACAGCTGAAGCCTGATTCAACGAAGCATAGAGAAAATGCTATTTTGGCTGAGCacaagagaaaagagagagaagcaGTAAAGCAAGGGAAAAAACCCTTTTATCTTAAGAAAT CCGATGTCCGAAAACAAagactccttgaaaaatatgaacAGCTTCAG GGATCTGGCAAGCTTGAAGCCTATAttgagaaaagaaggaagaagaacgCTGCGAAAGATCAACGATACATGCCTTACCGCAAGCCTGTCGATAATCAACAACAGCAAAGCAAATGA
- the LOC133778334 gene encoding F-box protein PP2-A12-like, giving the protein MGLGFSLLLNSDPDGSMGSQSKPGLGDLPESCVASIMGYLEPTEICQLAKLNRVFRGASMADFVWESKLPSNYRILVQKLLGDSLGNLGKREIYARLCRPNTYDDDTKKVWLDKSTGGVCLSVASKGLSITGIDDRRYWNYIPTEESRFQTVAYLQQIWWFEVDGEVEFPFPPGTYSLYFRLQLGRASKRFGRRVCNTERVHGWDLKPVRFQLWTSDGQSATSQFFLTEPGRWNLYRAGDFVVDNAHVSTKIKFSMTQIDCTHTKGGLCLDSVMIIPSQFRERLKHF; this is encoded by the exons atgggTCTTGGTTTCTCTTTGTTGCTCAATTCGGACCCAGATGGGTCGATGGGTTCGCAATCAAAACCTGGTCTTGGGGATTTGCCAGAGAGCTGTGTCGCTTCGATTATGGGATATTTGGAGCCTACTGAGATATGCCAATTGGCGAAGCTGAATCGGGTTTTTCGTGGAGCTTCCATGGCGGATTTTGTTTGGGAATCGAAATTACCTTCCAATTATCGGATTCTTGTCCAAAAACTATTGGGAGATTCCTTGGGAAATTTGGGTAAGCGGGAGATTTATGCGAGGCTTTGTCGGCCTAATACTTATGATGATGATACCAAG AAAGTTTGGTTGGACAAAAGCACAGGTGGGGTTTGCTTGTCTGTTGCTTCGAAGGGGTTATCGATAACCGGGATTGATGATCGAAGATATTGGAACTATATTCCAACAGAAGAATCTAG ATTCCAAACCGTTGCATACCTTCAACAAATTTGGTGGTTTGAAGTTGATGGGGAGGTCGAGTTCCCATTCCCACCAGGGACATACAGCCTATACTTCAGGCTGCAATTGGGGAGGGCAAGCAAGAGGTTTGGCCGCCGAGTCTGCAACACTGAGCGTGTTCATGGTTGGGACCTAAAGCCAGTAAGGTTTCAGCTATGGACTTCGGATGGTCAGAGTGCTACATCCCAGTTCTTCTTAACCGAACCTGGAAGATGGAATCTCTACAGAGCTGGGGACTTTGTTGTAGACAATGCCCATGTTTCCACAAAGATTAAATTCTCAATGACCCAGATTGATTGCACTCACACAAAAGGTGGGCTTTGTTTAGACTCTGTAATGATAATTCCAAGCCAGTTTAGAGAGAGGTTAAAGCACTTTTAG